Within Planococcus citri chromosome 2, ihPlaCitr1.1, whole genome shotgun sequence, the genomic segment ccaaacaaaatacactttttactagaaaaacatcgtttttttacCTTTCAAAACAATGTTTGGCTTTTCCCTTGCTTCGCTCTGGTCTacttgcttttcattttcaaaatttaatttttttaaaactcaacattcaaattctaaaattttagagCCAAAaacatgaacaattttttaaaaacacctaTAGTTTTTCCCCTGAAAGAGATAGAAATTATGCCATTCCTTTGCTCAGCCAATTTTTATCTCAGTCCtaaactttaaaaattccagatttgaaACTTCCATTAAATTTAAAGGGGAAAATAACAAATTGTTTAATAAGTCTTGATGTGAgtcttaggtaggtatatctcaatattagtaaaattgtcatttcatctcgtatgtatttcattttagaaactcgtcattttattcggtaaaattggtattttcttcTCATACTAAtctgtaaattttcattcaccCTTCCCCTCCAACATGGcttgaaaaaacataaaaataaaaactcgagAAATTGCATCAATAAGAAGCATACTTATATGTTTAAGCAATATTTTCCACTCCCCCCCAGGGCTGTAATTCTAACCAAAGACATCCTATAAAAGGGTAGATGGAAGCCCTCGATAGAAAACTTCTCAaattaaatataggtacctataagtacataCTCACAAGAGGGAAATTGAGCCTACACTTGAATCCAAGCTATGAATGATAGTAGAGATAGGTAGCAACTTACTCGACATAGGTAGAACTATGTACATAGTTCAAAGAATTATACAGATTTACTTTAAACTCGttacataggtatgtatgtatatctacacatgtaggtaggtataggcaCTTACTTGAAGTAAATACAAACGAACTTACTAAACAATAGGTAAATAACAGAAATGAAATACTAAAATAATAAAGATTATTGTAAGAAATAATGAGAAGCACAAAAAATACAAGTGGAAATAATTAAGCTGAATAACAAATAAAATCAAGTACGAATTCTCACAAAATGAGCAAATAATAAATGCAAGCGCTATTCTATTCTGTCTTTTTCTGAAATCCGCGCTCCTACGCTTAAAGtgtattcattttaaaagttcttcttcaaaatgccaccatatttcatttatttcatttttgcaaaaaatgaaatgctaAAAATAAATGCTAACAAAACTGTCGACTGTTAACAGTGaacttttgccaaattttggacAGATTAACTGTAAATTATTACTAATTGTacctaaattgtaaattttacagTCTGTAAATCTACATTCTGTAAAAAtttagtaagtacatacctacggcggagtgatttttgaaaatgtaaaaatgtatttacatatgtacctacttattattttacATCATAGctgaattcagtttttttcgtTGAACAGCGCATCAAACTGCAATACTTACTCTAAAAagatttttatgagaaaaaatatttgaccCTGGGCGGTGCGGTTGAACTTGACCTCACCTCTCacattacttacttacctgaTACCTCCCACCCTGACTGTTGGGCTACCCTTCTGCACTTATGGCTATCATTAGTGGTGTCAAGTATCGTCGAAAACAGGTATCGATAAGTATCGATACTAATCGATACtccaatttttcacacttttgcccgtgttttttttcaccatggGCCATGGCCCAGaggaaaaaacgtaaaatacaGTGACAATTTGACAACAGctggaatttcacaaaaatttgaacagtttttggtaatttttgtttttttcatgtttttcttcGCATTTTGAGGAGGTGTAAGCGAAATTTTGcaccatttttgataaattttaacgaaattttgtattcgatACTCGCTCAAAAAGTATCGATAAGTATCGAATACAACCAAGTATCGATACTATCGATACTATCGATATTTTTTGACACCACTAGCTATCACGAAAACTACAATAACCACTAAAATGCAGATCACGACACTCCACAATtgttcttgttgtttttttttcaacttcttttcaGTAGTGTAGGCTTGATAAGTAACTTGATTAGAACTTCTGAACGTCTGGTAATTATCATCAATGTCCTGCAAATGAATACGTGATGGTGATGCTCTaatatgatttcatttttattgacaaaCTGTGATGATTTGAATCATGAGATTCAGAAAGAACAGGGACTACCAAATGAATACGTAGGTTCAAGCGAGtacagatattttttttaaaaaaacgaataaaattaaatactaTACCTACAGGATGGACAAtctttgaggttttttttcatttttttttgaaaaattggaggggatatttgataaaaagttgaataCTTATGCCCTGAAAAACCTttgaaaaagaggaaaaaattcaaaaaagattttctCAGTTCCAAGTAAATataattgaatttcaatatcaattttaaaattttgaaacctcgGTGGAAAAATGATGGTTTGAGCCGAAAcaagaatccaaaatttttctggcaGTTTTTTGAGGTTCCACcgcaaatttttcatcgaatctcgtctacatttttattttttaaaaaaaaaggtcgaagaCGAGTCACCTTAATAGAATACTCACTCGaatatataagtaggtaaacgTTTCCGCAATAAAAGTATGTTTTTATGTTAGAGGGTTGAAGCAATAACTATATGTAGAAGATGGTGTGAGTGGGAGTGACCTATGCTTCTTCAATgaactacgactacgagtacagGGTGCCTAGAAATATTGGCTCAAGGTGTTAACACAACCTCAATGTTCGCTTACTCGCCAACAGTGCTACGTTTTCAATAGGTTAGCTTAGTATTTGTAGTTGAAATACTCGATATTTCTACTCACCCTGTATAAGTGTATAATGTTCAACtcgaaagttgagaaaataaagaagcctaggtaggtagaggtacctgtgTCAATTTGATGCTATATGATTCGTATAATTCATCTCCTTCCATATTGATTCGTTCTTTGAACTTATTTAACGCGTATTCTTTATATTTGAGGTGTTCTCGTTGAAGCATATCCCATTTTGCATATGGTTTCCGGTGACCAGGGCTTTGGCAAAATGCTGTCATGAGTTGACGATACGTTTGCTTGGCCGCGACCAATGCCAATTGATTACAGGATTGTGCATTACTTTCGTTAGTCGTTTTGAAGTGGAAATAATCCTTGTCAATATCCTTTATAATTAAGTATAAACAAATCTCATGATTAGAACTATAGGCCTATGAATGACCCTACAGCCGATTCATTTCTCTAATACGAAAGGTAATTTAGTATAGGTACACGAAGTGAAAACTGCAGAAAGATTGaaacagttggaaaattttaatacctatgtaCGTACTTCCTAACCTATAGGGtaccttaattttttgataaggaTGCCTAAACCTACCTACAGAAGTCTAGATgcaaaagatggaatttcaatcGAGTATTCCTGTACTTACTCCTTCCAATAAACTTTTATAAATTTCAGAGCTCTCCCCATCGCCATATTCTTCGCAAAACTGTTCCATAACTTGATCTTTATACTGCACGTGCATTGCTTCCAACTGATTACGAGTGAAGTATGGTTTAACATTTTCGTTAGCTGTCATACTTGCTGCCACAAGTTGGTGATAAGATGCTTTAGCATTGACGAATGCGAGCTGATTGCCCATGCTTGCTATACTTCTATTAGAGGCTTTGAATTGTTCATATCCTTTATCAATTTCctgcaattcaaaaaaaaaaaaaatcatatcgaaAGTGACAAAGTAAAACTACATATGAAAATAATAATGggattttcgacaaaattttaaaagttgagaattGGGGGAAACTGAAGtttgaatttagagaattcTGGACTGGTGGAATATACCTatgctgttttcaaatttgataccTATTGGGGCTCATCAAATGCACAGATCCGCATAGAAACACTCACTTGTTCCAACTTGATTCTGTATGATGTAGAAATACCGGCTCCATCCATCTTACTGCTTGTTTCGAACATTTTCAAAgcttcatttttagattttagatGCTCCGTTTGCAGTTTTTCTGAATGTATACTGGATTTAGAACCTCCGAAAATCGCAATCATACGTCGAAAGTAAATATCTTTAGCTTCAATGAATGCTGTTTGATTTAGGACTTCTActttattttgattgaaaactttATACTGGTTATAATCTTTGTCAATGTCCTGGAGAGAAATAATAGCCATTAGAATCGTGGTTCTTTCGCTCTAATTCCTATACAGGTACGTTGCCAActtgttttgaagaaaatggcCCAGTTTCAAAAGATAATGATATTGCTGTCGTCAtaatccaaaaccacttttagtTGGCCAGGTAGGTACCTGGGTAGTGGGTACATATCTAACATTCTacattacatatttttacaCATTGGTTCTCCAAATTCATACTCGTACAcccgaacatttttcaaaattctctatTGGCAACTCACCTGTTCCACTTGAATTCTATATTGTTCGGAAAGTTCATTTCCACCCATCTTAGGTTTATTCATAAATTTCTCCATCGCTTCCGCTTTACACCTTTGGTGTTCTTGTTCTAACTCCTCAACGCTGAGATAAGGTTCAGTGGCTTGACAAGCCGCGGATAACAGTCGATGGTAAGTTTCTTTTGCAGCTGCAACAGCTGATTGGTTGCCTGCTTCTGCAGTCgcctaaaaattatgaaaaaccaACGTTAAAACCAGTATCTAATGGTCTAGGTACCCATAATTCTTAATAGATATGTGCTTACAGCAAGAATAGATTTTGGTTGAGGAATATCGTCTCCATTAAACACCTCCATATAACATTTGAAATATCGCACCAAGTCTTTGACTTTAACTTTAGCGCCTCcgatttctttttgaattatGTTTTCAGCAGACAGCAGCATGGGAAGAAATTGTTCGATACATATTTTAAACGTATCTTCCATATCTGCGTatgaaatataggtacatacatatgtacataatataagaGACTTTACAGTTTTCGAACGTAGATACTTGATCAGGCCGGCAATCGGCATACCTACCAGACAATCGTCCATCGAAATCGGGATTTGTTGACACTTTGAAGCCAGGGTGTGGCATCAAAAAACACTCCATATCAGTAAAACATGATTTAATGTGTTTCCTTAATGTTGCCAATTCCGGATGCATTCCATCTGAAATCTTCAATGAAACAAGTAAGCATAACATAGGCTACTTACAATGGAATGAAATAATCAGGCGTGAAacttaaacaaaaaacaaaaaaactataGTAAGTTaaaacaaaacgttaaaaacgtgaaattgactgaatttgaatatttgacaataattgaatgaaaaagtATTGCAAACATGAATTGCAAGAAAACTTATGAATTGAAAACATAAGCAAAGTGATAAAAGACGAAATTTGGCGGAGTAgacataagtatgtacctacctacttagctATGTAATGTACCAACCTCTAATATTTTATCTAAAATTTTGCGTCCTCCTCCCGATCCATAATTTGCCTCATACGGGTAACTCCAATCTCTGAcgagaaattgtaatttttgaaatggctTATTACCAGTTTCTTCAATAGCCAGGCATCCATATTTAGTAAATAACTGAGGACACACGTTGATGATATGAGATTCAGAGATTAAGATAACAAAGTGGATATGagcttatatttttttagattctAATGTCTTCtcttaggtacctctacctacatttgTATTTGTATATAGTCTTTTAACAATAAAAGCATTCTCAAACAATAAACAGCGCATACGATTTTTGGGGCACCTAATGAAGGACTTACTTCTTTCACTGTGAAATTACCTGTAAATGCTGCAAATCGTCCTCTTGAATATTATGAAACAAATTATAAACTTGGATCGAGCTCAGCATAGTACTTAAAGCGAAAATGGTAGCGCAATCTTGAATTGTACTTTTGCAATCAAACGTTCCTTGGGTATCAAGTAAAATTACTGCCACCTGAATAAGAACAAAGGTagatgtacctacgtataacggatattaatttcatttccatTCAAAACTGTAGTTATAGGTTCCTGGTACCTAGCCTATTTATATGgatcatctttttttcttttcattttttttttgttggaaaaatttaatgaatcatcttttttttggaaaaatttcattaaggACGGAATTTACCCCAAGCCCGTATTTTTTTCGAGAGGCAGCATATTGATCCTCCAAGGGAAAATGGCGGGTACTCAGGAAAAATGCAGTAATGAATTAAAATGACGACCAGAATTTTGAGGGTTCTTATTTTCCTAGGGCCTGGGGGGCTGGCACCGTTTAAGATGGAACTTACTTTATCCTGATTCGGTAAAGTGAAGCAAAATATTTCAGACCACATCAAAATACCAGTGGTAGTCCGTTCTGATCCTCCTCGCCAAGAAAATCCATCCAGTGGGCAATTCACATCTCCTAGCCAACTACCATTTGTTGCAGCTTGGTTAGATTTGCACTACAAAGGTACAAGATATTCAACGTCGAAAAGTATCtactataggtaagtataggtacataataatcATGACATTTTTAACAATACCTACTTtagaagaaacaattttttcaccaacctATCTTAATTAGGTGAGTACCATAGTTATTTGTACTAATACATGAACAAAGTGTTTTGTTGCAGGcggagacaaaaaaaaataagcatgaAACTTCAAAGAATGATATAGGCCTATGTCTTAGGTATAGTTTTACATGAAATGAGTTAAAACTGTCAACAAGAAGAAATCAAGCTAACAAAATGTCATGACTCATGAATCACGATTAATTTAATGACTCACCATATAATTCATGTAGcgcaagaaaaaattcaagagaaaCGATTTGCCTTTACGAAAGCTTCCAGTAACAGACACAACCACCGCGTTGCAGTCTTTAATATCATCTCGAAGTAGAGCATCTTCCAAAGCGTTAACATCTAATTCAAATTTATGCTGGCTGTTCGATTTTACAATCTGTATTGGGTAGCCTTGATGCATTGTTGATCAGCTACGTATCtatttgtacctacatataattatgTTGGGTTACTCTCTAGTACCTATGCTTGAAATTTATGCGAAGGTAGGATATACAGAATAAAAACGTATTATTTAAGGCCTATTGTACTTACCAActatttgttaaaaaaatttcgaatacaaAATTTCCACAATAATATTTGCTTGTGTATCACCAATCCAAAAATGTAGTAATACAGAACtgtatcattttcaattttctatttcaattttgggacAACTATGTGTCACTTCCTGATGACAGAGAATAATCagtctcagtttgatgaaacaATACCGATAACCCAATCCGCTATCCTTTGTAACGAATTCCAAACTAAGTTTGATGTAAATGATACAGTATCCACATCCGGGTATTCGATTACTTGCGCCCCTCCTCCTTcgttttggtatatttttcaactacaAAGAGAAAGgaagtcatgaaaaaaaaaaaaatcggtgtcGATCCGAATGTATACCGATTTGTGGTTATCAGTAGAACCATGGGGGGTAAAACCTGTATCTGAATGTCCCAAAAAGTGTATCTTCTGAATATCCGTTTGGATTTTTACGCTTACAGGGGTTTCTaaagtaggtactacctactgttgaatatacctacatatgtagttcaaaaattgtttcttggcaaatatttcgcattaattatgctaaattgcagaaagatatcattcctgaaaccggggaaatattttgttcGGCAGGtgtgccaatttttaaataat encodes:
- the LOC135834117 gene encoding atlastin-like, with the protein product MRCLLFENAFIVKRLYTNTNLFTKYGCLAIEETGNKPFQKLQFLVRDWSYPYEANYGSGGGRKILDKILEISDGMHPELATLRKHIKSCFTDMECFLMPHPGFKVSTNPDFDGRLSDMEDTFKICIEQFLPMLLSAENIIQKEIGGAKVKVKDLVRYFKCYMEVFNGDDIPQPKSILAATAEAGNQSAVAAAKETYHRLLSAACQATEPYLSVEELEQEHQRCKAEAMEKFMNKPKMGGNELSEQYRIQVEQVSCQ